One genomic window of Bradyrhizobium sp. B124 includes the following:
- a CDS encoding GDCCVxC domain-containing (seleno)protein: protein MQLVSTLTCPACGFAATETMPTDACQFFYDCRGCGTRLKPLAGDCCVFCSYGTVPCPPVQTRGACCGGSGAA from the coding sequence ATGCAACTCGTCTCGACCCTGACCTGTCCGGCCTGCGGATTCGCCGCGACCGAAACCATGCCGACCGATGCCTGCCAGTTCTTCTACGACTGCCGCGGCTGCGGCACCCGCCTCAAGCCGCTTGCCGGGGATTGCTGCGTGTTCTGCTCTTACGGGACGGTCCCCTGCCCTCCGGTGCAGACGCGCGGCGCATGCTGTGGCGGATCAGGGGCAGCCTGA
- a CDS encoding heme-copper oxidase subunit III family protein has translation MTETTLAPPQTSPGTIPGLRGIAADWASDQRAFKHVSWGKAMMWIFLLSDTFIFSCFLLSYMTARMSTTVPWPNPSEVFALNLGGKHIPLILIAIMTFILISSSGTMAMAVNFGYRRDRLKTAALMLATAAFGATFVGMQAFEWTKLIMEGVRPWGNPWGAPQFGACFFMITGFHGTHVTIGVIFLIAVARKVWRGDFDVERRGFFTSRRGYYEIVEIMGLYWHFVDLVWVFIFAFFYLW, from the coding sequence ATGACGGAAACCACACTTGCACCCCCCCAGACGTCGCCCGGAACGATACCCGGATTGCGCGGCATCGCCGCCGACTGGGCCTCGGACCAGCGTGCCTTCAAGCACGTGTCCTGGGGGAAGGCCATGATGTGGATCTTCCTTCTGAGCGACACCTTCATCTTCAGCTGCTTCCTGCTGTCGTACATGACGGCGCGAATGTCGACGACCGTGCCGTGGCCCAATCCCAGCGAAGTCTTCGCGCTCAATCTCGGCGGCAAGCACATCCCGCTCATCCTGATCGCGATCATGACTTTCATCCTGATCAGCAGCAGCGGAACGATGGCGATGGCCGTCAACTTCGGTTACCGCCGGGATCGCCTCAAAACGGCGGCCTTGATGCTGGCCACCGCGGCATTTGGCGCGACGTTCGTCGGAATGCAGGCCTTCGAATGGACCAAGCTGATCATGGAGGGCGTGCGGCCGTGGGGCAATCCATGGGGCGCGCCGCAATTTGGTGCATGCTTCTTCATGATCACCGGCTTCCACGGCACCCACGTGACCATCGGCGTGATCTTCCTGATCGCCGTCGCGCGAAAGGTTTGGCGGGGAGACTTCGACGTCGAGCGGCGTGGCTTCTTCACGAGCCGGAGGGGGTATTACGAGATCGTCGAGATCATGGGCCTGTACTGGCACTTCGTCGATCTGGTGTGGGTATTCATCTTTGCCTTTTTCTATCTCTGGTGA
- the coxB gene encoding cytochrome c oxidase subunit II: MAVALVLLLVAVASVLFHIYSPWWWTPIASNWRYIDDTINLTFWITGAVFCAVIAFMAYCVFRFHHKEGRRAAYNPENKKLEWWLSIVTAVGVAAMLAPGLVVWHQFVTVPDDATDVEVVGQQWMWSYRLPGKDGRLGTSDARLISPDNPLGLNPNDPNGQDDIVVQSDDLHLPVGKPVKVLLRSIDVLHDFYVPEFRAKMDMIPGSVTYYWFTPTRTGTFDVLCAELCGTAHAQMRSRVVVQEAKEYHAWLERQRTFAELSGQHDVAKAAYRTGRE; encoded by the coding sequence ATGGCTGTCGCGCTCGTACTGCTCCTGGTTGCGGTCGCCTCGGTGCTGTTTCATATCTACAGCCCGTGGTGGTGGACGCCGATCGCCTCAAACTGGCGTTACATCGACGACACGATCAATCTGACGTTCTGGATCACCGGTGCGGTTTTCTGCGCGGTCATCGCGTTCATGGCCTACTGCGTGTTCCGCTTCCACCACAAGGAGGGACGGCGGGCCGCCTACAATCCCGAAAACAAGAAGCTCGAATGGTGGCTCAGCATCGTGACGGCAGTCGGCGTCGCCGCCATGTTGGCGCCAGGCCTGGTCGTCTGGCACCAGTTCGTCACCGTTCCCGACGACGCGACCGACGTCGAGGTCGTTGGACAACAGTGGATGTGGAGTTATCGGCTTCCAGGAAAAGACGGCCGGCTCGGCACGTCAGATGCGCGCCTGATCAGTCCCGACAATCCTCTGGGGTTGAACCCCAACGACCCGAACGGACAAGACGACATCGTCGTTCAAAGCGACGATCTGCATCTGCCGGTTGGGAAGCCGGTGAAGGTGCTGCTCCGCTCAATTGACGTTCTGCATGATTTCTACGTGCCCGAGTTCCGGGCCAAGATGGACATGATACCGGGCTCGGTGACCTATTACTGGTTCACGCCCACCCGCACCGGAACATTCGACGTCCTCTGTGCGGAGCTGTGCGGTACCGCGCACGCGCAGATGCGGAGCAGGGTCGTCGTGCAGGAAGCGAAAGAATACCACGCGTGGCTCGAGAGGCAGCGGACGTTTGCGGAGTTGTCAGGGCAGCACGACGTCGCGAAGGCCGCGTACAGGACTGGTCGCGAATGA
- a CDS encoding DUF2189 domain-containing protein → MTTVFARPKLQLFGVSTAFVVRKISLSDLGDALRLGWEDFKAIPTHAIVLCVMYPVLGLVLFRLVIGYSVLPLLFPLAAGFALIGPFAGLGLYELSRRRERGEEPGAWDAMQVLRAPSFGAMLELGILLFVLFGVWIAAADAIYIATFGYAPAASIPDFAERVLTTPEGWSLIVVGCGVGFLFALVALCVSVVSFPLMLDRHATAIDAIRTSIRAVMMNPIEMAAWGLIVAVLLAVGSLPFFVGLCVVLPVLGHATWHLYRKVIEPDPNPPQEEPRPPIGHRYAADFPASLFPWSRER, encoded by the coding sequence ATGACCACCGTATTCGCACGACCCAAACTGCAATTGTTTGGCGTCTCGACCGCCTTTGTCGTTCGCAAGATCAGCCTTTCCGACCTCGGCGACGCGCTGCGCCTCGGCTGGGAAGACTTCAAGGCCATCCCGACCCACGCCATCGTCCTGTGCGTGATGTACCCCGTCCTCGGACTTGTCCTGTTCAGACTTGTGATCGGCTATTCGGTGCTGCCGCTGCTGTTTCCGCTCGCCGCCGGCTTCGCCCTGATCGGTCCTTTCGCCGGATTGGGCCTCTACGAACTGAGTCGCCGCCGCGAGCGGGGAGAGGAGCCAGGAGCCTGGGATGCAATGCAGGTGCTGCGCGCGCCGTCGTTCGGCGCCATGCTCGAACTTGGCATTCTCCTGTTCGTTCTGTTCGGGGTCTGGATCGCCGCCGCGGACGCGATCTACATTGCGACTTTCGGCTATGCTCCGGCTGCGAGCATCCCTGATTTCGCAGAGCGCGTGTTGACGACACCCGAAGGCTGGTCGCTCATCGTCGTCGGATGCGGCGTCGGCTTCCTGTTCGCCCTGGTTGCTCTGTGCGTCAGCGTCGTCTCGTTTCCACTGATGCTCGACCGCCATGCGACAGCGATCGATGCGATCCGTACCTCGATACGGGCCGTGATGATGAATCCAATTGAGATGGCCGCGTGGGGATTGATCGTTGCGGTATTGCTCGCCGTGGGCTCGCTGCCATTCTTCGTCGGTCTCTGCGTCGTTCTGCCGGTGCTTGGTCATGCGACCTGGCATCTTTACAGGAAGGTGATCGAGCCTGACCCGAATCCTCCACAAGAGGAGCCCCGCCCGCCGATCGGTCACCGCTACGCGGCCGATTTCCCGGCCTCGCTCTTCCCGTGGAGCCGTGAGCGTTAG
- a CDS encoding M20/M25/M40 family metallo-hydrolase, with the protein MASSDALAAVFTHIEANRDSFLQRLIAYLRHPSISAENIGIAEVGALLVEMLTGIGLEAGLVLTEGYPMVVARWEKAPGKPTVLLYGHYDVQPADPLEKWISPPFEPTIRDGRLYARGVGDNKGQHLAQILAIESHLKVHGELPCNVILLLEGEEEIGSPHIAGFVRANAHLLKADLAVTADGPRHASGAPTIKFGSRGVVSFELRCRHASRDVHSGNFGGVVPNPIWTLVHLLGTMKNAAGEITIEGLHDAVEPPAAEELAAIERLPLDIEAVKASLALKRLDAPADRPFYDRLCFQPTLTINGFHGGYGGPGTKTVLPNEAFVKCDIRLVEAQDAEDILRKVRAHVAKHAPEVEFVAADMGMQPSKTPIASPYTAPLRRAFVAAHGQEPLLIPAGFGSLPNYVFTKLLGIPAFVTPYANPDEANHAPNENMTLDCFYSGLRTGAALLHELGQFRREG; encoded by the coding sequence ATGGCTTCTTCCGATGCATTGGCTGCCGTCTTCACTCATATCGAAGCCAACCGCGACAGCTTCCTGCAGCGCCTGATCGCCTATCTGCGCCATCCGAGCATCAGCGCCGAGAACATCGGCATCGCTGAGGTCGGCGCCCTGCTGGTCGAGATGCTCACAGGGATCGGCCTCGAAGCCGGCCTTGTTCTCACGGAGGGTTATCCGATGGTGGTGGCGCGCTGGGAGAAGGCACCAGGCAAGCCGACCGTCCTGCTCTACGGACACTATGACGTACAGCCGGCCGACCCGCTCGAGAAATGGATATCGCCGCCGTTCGAGCCGACGATCCGGGACGGCCGGCTCTATGCACGCGGCGTCGGTGACAACAAGGGCCAGCACCTCGCCCAGATCCTGGCGATCGAATCCCATCTCAAGGTGCACGGCGAACTGCCCTGCAACGTCATCCTGCTGCTGGAGGGCGAGGAAGAGATCGGCAGCCCGCACATCGCCGGTTTCGTGCGCGCCAACGCGCATCTTTTGAAGGCCGATCTTGCCGTCACCGCCGACGGCCCGCGTCATGCCAGCGGCGCACCGACGATCAAATTCGGCTCGCGCGGCGTCGTCTCCTTCGAGTTGCGCTGCCGCCATGCCAGCCGCGACGTCCATTCCGGCAACTTCGGCGGCGTCGTGCCGAACCCGATCTGGACGCTGGTCCACCTTCTCGGCACGATGAAGAACGCGGCCGGTGAGATCACCATCGAGGGGCTGCATGATGCCGTCGAGCCACCGGCGGCTGAGGAACTGGCGGCGATCGAGCGCCTGCCGCTCGATATCGAGGCCGTCAAAGCGAGCCTTGCACTGAAGCGCCTCGACGCGCCTGCCGACCGCCCCTTCTACGACCGTCTCTGCTTCCAGCCGACGCTGACCATCAACGGTTTCCACGGCGGCTATGGCGGCCCCGGCACCAAGACGGTGCTGCCGAACGAGGCCTTCGTCAAATGCGACATCCGTCTCGTCGAGGCTCAGGACGCCGAGGACATCCTGCGCAAGGTCCGCGCTCACGTCGCCAAGCATGCGCCCGAGGTCGAGTTCGTCGCTGCAGACATGGGAATGCAGCCCTCGAAGACACCGATCGCCTCGCCCTACACCGCGCCGCTGCGCCGCGCCTTCGTTGCCGCCCATGGCCAGGAGCCGCTGCTGATACCGGCCGGCTTCGGCAGTCTGCCCAACTACGTTTTCACCAAGCTCCTGGGCATCCCCGCCTTCGTCACGCCCTATGCCAATCCGGACGAAGCCAACCATGCGCCGAACGAAAATATGACGCTGGACTGCTTCTACAGCGGCTTGCGGACCGGGGCTGCATTGTTGCACGAACTCGGCCAGTTCCGGCGCGAGGGCTAG
- a CDS encoding heme o synthase produces the protein MQINRSILRRSYTNIGDYVALTKPRVMSLVVFTALVGLMVAPGGIDPVTAVVALACIAAGAGAAGAPNMWYDADIDAVMARTAIRPIPGGRVSRPEALVFGLMLGTCAVLALGTLLNMAAAALLAFTIFFYVVVYTMWLKRRTPQNIVIGGAAGALPPVIGWVAVTGSVGLEPLILFLIIFLWTPPHFWALSLNLAGEYARAGVPMLPVVAGKTETKRQILLYSVLLALISLLPYALGFAGGIYGAAAAMLGAIMISLAWQVRRSHDRERRPARRLFVFSMLYLVLLFGVLLLDAAPYAQSY, from the coding sequence GTGCAAATCAATCGTTCAATTCTTCGCCGGAGCTATACCAACATCGGAGACTACGTCGCACTGACGAAACCGCGCGTCATGTCGCTGGTCGTCTTCACCGCACTGGTCGGTCTCATGGTCGCACCAGGGGGCATCGATCCCGTCACCGCCGTCGTTGCTCTTGCTTGCATAGCTGCGGGAGCTGGCGCCGCAGGTGCGCCCAATATGTGGTACGATGCCGACATCGATGCGGTGATGGCGCGGACCGCCATCCGTCCAATCCCCGGCGGCCGTGTATCGCGCCCGGAAGCACTGGTTTTCGGATTGATGCTCGGGACGTGCGCCGTCCTGGCCCTCGGCACTTTGCTGAACATGGCCGCTGCTGCACTCCTTGCTTTCACGATTTTCTTCTACGTCGTCGTCTACACGATGTGGCTCAAACGCCGAACACCGCAAAATATCGTCATTGGCGGTGCCGCTGGCGCACTCCCTCCGGTGATCGGCTGGGTCGCGGTCACCGGAAGCGTCGGGCTCGAGCCGCTCATCCTGTTCTTGATCATCTTCCTTTGGACGCCACCCCACTTCTGGGCATTGTCGCTCAATCTTGCCGGAGAATATGCCCGCGCCGGGGTGCCGATGTTGCCGGTTGTCGCCGGCAAGACTGAAACAAAGCGCCAGATTCTTCTCTATAGCGTGCTTTTGGCTCTGATCTCGCTGCTACCCTATGCACTGGGATTCGCGGGGGGCATCTATGGCGCGGCCGCGGCGATGCTGGGAGCGATCATGATCTCTCTCGCATGGCAAGTGCGTCGAAGCCACGACAGGGAGAGGCGGCCTGCTCGTCGCTTGTTCGTGTTTTCGATGCTCTATCTGGTGCTTCTTTTTGGTGTGCTGCTGTTGGATGCCGCACCCTACGCCCAGTCCTACTAA
- a CDS encoding sigma-70 family RNA polymerase sigma factor: MTTAENELKPLMLASQDGDAAAHRALLERLSRHLRAYYKSKLARTGRGAAEAEDLVQEAVLAIHLQRHTYDPAQPLTPWVHAVARYKLIDFLRRTRASRADVPIDEADDITAHDDHIGAESSFDLRRLLKQLPDNMQCAIAAVKLDGLSVAEAAQRCDMSESSVKVSIHRGLKALAALIAGRTKP; the protein is encoded by the coding sequence ATGACGACCGCGGAAAACGAGCTCAAGCCACTGATGCTTGCCAGCCAGGATGGCGACGCGGCGGCCCACCGGGCGTTGCTCGAGCGCCTGAGCCGGCATTTGCGTGCCTACTACAAGAGCAAGCTTGCGAGGACCGGCCGCGGCGCGGCGGAGGCGGAGGACCTGGTGCAGGAGGCCGTGTTGGCAATTCACCTGCAGCGGCACACCTACGACCCGGCACAGCCACTGACGCCCTGGGTGCACGCGGTCGCGCGCTACAAGCTGATCGATTTCCTGCGTCGCACGCGGGCCTCGCGCGCCGACGTGCCGATCGATGAGGCCGACGACATCACAGCCCATGACGACCATATCGGCGCCGAGAGCAGCTTCGACCTCAGGCGATTGCTCAAGCAATTGCCTGATAACATGCAGTGCGCGATCGCGGCCGTAAAGCTCGATGGATTGAGCGTCGCAGAAGCGGCGCAGCGGTGCGACATGTCGGAATCCAGTGTGAAGGTCAGCATTCATCGCGGGCTGAAGGCATTGGCCGCGTTGATCGCCGGGAGGACGAAGCCATGA
- a CDS encoding cytochrome C oxidase subunit IV family protein, producing the protein MTNAAVHVEGQATQHGLHAYVHDAVASGATHAKGQQHPIKLYLVVWGWLFVLSTCSYLVDFFGIHGHLRWSLILLFMVLKAGLIVAVFMHMAWERLALAYAILLPPVLVLVFVGIMVFESDYTHLLRVMFFAPAS; encoded by the coding sequence ATGACAAACGCAGCGGTACATGTGGAAGGGCAGGCAACGCAACATGGGCTGCACGCGTATGTGCACGACGCAGTCGCATCAGGAGCCACGCACGCCAAGGGCCAGCAGCATCCGATCAAGCTCTATCTCGTGGTCTGGGGATGGCTGTTCGTGCTCAGCACTTGCTCATACCTCGTCGACTTCTTCGGCATCCATGGCCATCTCCGCTGGTCACTGATCCTGCTGTTCATGGTGCTGAAGGCCGGCCTGATCGTTGCCGTGTTCATGCACATGGCCTGGGAGCGGTTGGCGTTGGCCTACGCCATCCTGTTGCCGCCGGTGCTCGTGCTGGTTTTTGTAGGGATCATGGTGTTCGAATCCGACTATACGCACCTGCTTCGGGTCATGTTTTTCGCGCCGGCGAGCTAG
- a CDS encoding cytochrome c oxidase subunit 3, protein MSAIILFTVTIAAIAGWWLSQQRLAAKPWLEQGVDVDVRGERGSSVPTAKIGLGVFLAVVGSLFALLISAYSMRNSMVDWRELPLPRLLWFNTGVLVISSVALQWAYMAARRDDIDGLIVGLLIGGASAVTFLAGQLLVWQQLKAAGYFVASNPANSFFYLITAVHGLHLMGGLVALGRTTAKVWRGAPMMQMRLSVELCAIYWHFLLLVWLILLGLLTGWTDNLVDICRQLLT, encoded by the coding sequence GTGAGTGCCATCATCCTGTTCACTGTTACAATCGCAGCGATCGCGGGATGGTGGCTCTCGCAGCAACGGCTGGCGGCCAAACCATGGCTCGAACAAGGAGTGGACGTCGATGTTCGCGGGGAGCGCGGTTCGTCTGTGCCGACGGCGAAGATCGGACTGGGCGTATTTCTCGCGGTCGTCGGCTCGTTGTTCGCGCTCCTGATCAGTGCTTACTCGATGCGCAACAGCATGGTGGACTGGCGGGAGCTGCCCCTGCCCAGGCTGTTGTGGTTCAATACGGGCGTCCTGGTCATCAGCAGTGTAGCGCTGCAATGGGCGTACATGGCCGCGCGACGCGACGATATTGACGGCTTGATCGTCGGCCTGCTGATCGGCGGAGCATCCGCCGTGACCTTCCTGGCCGGGCAGCTATTGGTCTGGCAGCAGCTGAAGGCCGCCGGCTATTTCGTGGCGTCCAATCCGGCCAATTCCTTCTTCTACCTGATCACCGCGGTGCACGGACTGCATCTGATGGGCGGTCTGGTGGCGCTCGGCAGGACGACCGCCAAGGTGTGGCGTGGCGCGCCGATGATGCAGATGCGCCTGAGCGTGGAGCTCTGCGCCATCTATTGGCATTTCCTGTTGTTGGTCTGGCTGATCTTGCTCGGTCTGCTGACGGGCTGGACCGACAATTTGGTCGACATCTGTCGCCAGTTGCTCACCTAG
- the ctaD gene encoding cytochrome c oxidase subunit I, with product MVDIPFDEVAGIPPAEVGEVELYHPHSWWTRYVFSQDAKVIAVQYSITAMSIGMVALVLSWMMRLQLGFPGTFSFIDANQYLQFITMHGMIMVIYLLTALFLGGFGNYLIPLMVGARDMVFPYVNMLSYWVYLLAVLVLVATFFVPGGPTGAGWTLYPPQAILSGTPGQDWGIVLMLASLILFIIGFTMGGLNYVVTVLQARTRGMTLMRMPLTVWGIFTATVMALLAFPALFVASVMLLLDRLLGTSFFMPTLVEMGQLTKYGGGSPILFQHLFWFFGHPEVYIVALPAFGIISDLISVHARKNIFGYRMMVWAIVAIGALSFVVWAHHMYVSGMNPYFGFFFATTTLIIAIPTAIKVYNWVLTLWRGDIHLTVPMLFALAFIITFVNGGLTGLFLGNVVVDVPLSDTMFVVAHFHMVMGIAPIMAVFGGLYHWYPKVTGRMLNEALGRFHFWVTFIGAYAVFFPMHYLGLLGMPRRYHDIGETTFVPASAHDLNAFMSVAALIVGFAQLVFLFNLIWSLLKGKEAGSNPWGAASLEWQTPETPPGHGNWGKDLPIVYRWAYDYSVPGAAGDFVPQNEPPAGLATQGAHP from the coding sequence ATGGTCGATATCCCGTTTGATGAGGTTGCAGGCATCCCGCCCGCCGAAGTAGGTGAGGTCGAACTCTATCACCCGCACAGCTGGTGGACGAGGTACGTCTTTTCGCAAGACGCCAAGGTTATCGCCGTCCAGTACTCGATCACGGCGATGTCGATCGGAATGGTTGCGCTGGTGCTGTCGTGGATGATGCGGCTGCAACTGGGATTTCCCGGCACATTCTCCTTTATCGACGCCAATCAGTACCTTCAGTTCATCACCATGCACGGCATGATCATGGTGATCTACCTGCTCACGGCGTTGTTCCTCGGCGGCTTCGGCAACTACCTCATCCCGCTGATGGTCGGCGCGCGGGACATGGTCTTCCCCTACGTGAACATGCTGAGCTACTGGGTCTACCTGCTCGCCGTGCTGGTGCTGGTCGCGACGTTCTTCGTGCCCGGCGGGCCGACCGGCGCAGGCTGGACGCTTTATCCACCCCAGGCGATTCTCTCCGGTACCCCCGGGCAGGATTGGGGCATCGTTCTCATGCTGGCCTCGCTGATCCTGTTCATCATCGGCTTCACGATGGGCGGGCTCAATTATGTGGTGACGGTGCTGCAGGCCCGCACGCGCGGCATGACGTTGATGCGGATGCCCCTGACGGTGTGGGGCATCTTCACGGCCACCGTGATGGCGCTGTTGGCCTTCCCGGCGCTGTTCGTCGCCTCGGTGATGCTGTTGCTGGACCGTCTCCTGGGAACCAGCTTCTTCATGCCGACGCTGGTCGAGATGGGCCAGCTGACGAAGTATGGCGGCGGCAGCCCGATCTTGTTCCAGCATTTGTTCTGGTTCTTCGGCCACCCCGAAGTCTACATCGTCGCCTTGCCGGCCTTCGGCATCATTTCCGATCTGATCAGCGTCCACGCGCGAAAAAACATCTTCGGCTATCGCATGATGGTTTGGGCGATCGTGGCAATCGGTGCGCTCAGCTTCGTCGTATGGGCGCACCACATGTATGTGAGCGGCATGAACCCGTATTTCGGGTTCTTCTTCGCCACCACGACACTCATCATCGCCATCCCGACTGCAATCAAGGTCTACAACTGGGTGTTGACGCTGTGGCGCGGCGACATCCATCTCACGGTACCGATGCTGTTCGCGCTCGCGTTCATCATCACATTCGTGAACGGCGGCCTGACCGGACTGTTTCTCGGTAACGTGGTCGTGGACGTTCCGCTGTCGGACACGATGTTCGTTGTCGCGCACTTCCACATGGTGATGGGTATCGCGCCGATCATGGCCGTGTTTGGCGGACTCTATCACTGGTATCCGAAAGTCACCGGACGCATGCTCAATGAGGCGCTTGGACGTTTCCACTTCTGGGTGACGTTCATCGGGGCCTATGCGGTCTTCTTCCCGATGCACTATCTGGGCCTGCTCGGGATGCCCCGCCGCTATCACGACATCGGCGAGACAACCTTTGTCCCGGCATCCGCGCATGACCTCAATGCGTTCATGAGCGTGGCGGCGCTGATTGTCGGCTTCGCCCAGCTTGTCTTCCTGTTCAATCTCATCTGGAGCCTGCTCAAAGGAAAAGAGGCTGGCAGCAACCCCTGGGGAGCAGCCTCGCTGGAGTGGCAGACACCGGAAACCCCGCCCGGACATGGCAACTGGGGCAAGGACCTCCCGATCGTCTATCGCTGGGCCTACGATTACAGCGTGCCGGGCGCTGCGGGGGACTTTGTGCCGCAAAATGAACCGCCGGCCGGATTGGCGACGCAGGGAGCCCATCCGTGA
- a CDS encoding DUF1109 domain-containing protein has translation MKTDELIAALSNNVEPVDRRPVGRAVAIALGLALVAALGLVFAGLGVRADLTTPRAVTFLFLKLAFALATVGAASVYLTRLARPGGERKISLGLAALPFGAIMLLAAINLGQAPSSHWDRMVMGDQWLECLISVPIIAIVPFAVVIWAVRKAAPTNLVQAGAFGGLVAGGVSAVAYALHCTDDSLPFVALWYGGTIVLCTLAGAALGPRLLRW, from the coding sequence ATGAAGACCGATGAACTCATCGCGGCGCTGAGCAACAATGTCGAGCCGGTCGATCGCCGGCCGGTCGGCCGGGCCGTCGCTATCGCGCTCGGGCTGGCGCTGGTTGCCGCGCTTGGCCTCGTGTTTGCCGGGCTTGGCGTCCGCGCCGACCTGACCACGCCGCGTGCCGTGACCTTCCTCTTTTTGAAGCTCGCATTCGCGCTGGCGACTGTCGGCGCGGCGTCGGTCTATCTGACCCGGCTGGCGCGGCCGGGCGGCGAGCGAAAGATCTCGCTTGGACTGGCCGCACTCCCGTTCGGGGCGATCATGCTGCTTGCCGCCATCAACCTCGGACAGGCGCCCAGCTCCCACTGGGACAGGATGGTCATGGGAGACCAATGGCTCGAATGCCTCATCTCGGTTCCGATCATCGCGATCGTGCCGTTTGCCGTGGTGATCTGGGCAGTCAGAAAGGCGGCTCCAACCAATCTGGTGCAGGCGGGGGCATTCGGCGGCCTTGTCGCAGGTGGCGTCAGCGCCGTCGCCTATGCACTCCACTGCACCGATGACTCGTTGCCCTTTGTCGCGCTGTGGTACGGCGGCACGATCGTGCTGTGCACACTTGCAGGCGCGGCATTGGGACCGCGATTGCTGCGCTGGTGA